The Nostoc sp. 'Peltigera membranacea cyanobiont' N6 genome contains the following window.
AGTGAAGAAAGCGTGGTGCGTAGTTCTTCCCTCTCTCTGGGAAAATTTTCCTAATACTTGCTTGGAGTCTATGCTCTTAGGTAAAGCGATTCTAGCCTCATCTGCTGTTGGTCATGTAGAAATGTTACAAACAGCAGCAATGCAAGGAGGTTTAGTTTTTGATTGGCAAAACAGTAATGATTTCGCTAATAAATTAAACCAGGTTCTCAGTTATTCAACAACTGAAATTTTAGAGCTAGGGTCAAAAGCTCGGACTTTAATTTTGAAAATTTCTGCCCCGGAAAATGTATTGTCAAAACGGATGGCACATTTGAAAAAAGTTATTGGGCAGCATAAAGATAGAAATATTTTTCCCTCTTTAAACTATCTACCTCACGGCAAAGTTTCTTATCCCTCATCTTTAGTTGTAGATACAGATATAAGCATCAAAGGTAGAATATCTATTTGCATTCCATTCTACAACTGTGGTCACTACATAAGTGAAACACTCAACTCTGTATTTGCCTCAACCTATCCTGACTTAGAAGTGATTATTTTCAACGATGGTAGTACAGAGAAAAAGAGTCTCGAAACTCTAGCAGTTATCGACCTAACATATAGTAACCTGAAAATCATTCACTCTGAAAACCTGGGTGTAGCCGCAGCAAGAAATAAAATGGTAGAGATAGCCAGTGGTGAATACATTGCTTTTCTAGATGCCGATGATAGAGTTTCTCCAAGTTTTTATACACAAGCAGCAAAGGTTTTAAAGCAATACAAAAATGTCGGTTTTGTTGCTTCTTGGATTAAAGAGTTTGGTAATTCGGAAAAAGTTTGGGTAGCTTGGAATACGGAATTTCCTTATCTACTTTGCCACAATACTCTTGGTGTTTGTACTGTAGTGCGAAAGGCTGCTTACCTTGCTGCTGGCAGTATGAAATCTGTGTTGGCAGAGAATTTAGAAGATTACGAATGCTGGATTAATATGTGTGAAAAAGGTTGGCTGGGAGTTGTAATTCCTGAACTGCATTATTTTTATCGCATTCGTTCTGATTCCCGCTTGCAAAAGGGTAACCGCGAACAACTGCTTTATCTTTATGAGTTAATTGCTGAAGAACATCCTCAGCTATACCAAGATTATGGTGCAGAGGTTTATCATTTATTGAACCAAAATGGTGCGTCTTGGCTGTGGGATAATCCTTCACAAAACACATCTGAACTTAATGTTAATATGACGGGTATGGAAATACTTTCTCTTGTGATTAATAAGCTCAAGAAGGTGTACAGCGATGGGGGCATATCTTTAATATTAAACAGGTCGCTGCTAGTGGGAAAATCCCTTCTACGTACCTGGCGTTGATCTCTTCCCGGATTTCTCACAAGTGAGAAAAAAACACTTGGGTTAGTCAAATTTTAGATAACTTAATTGATACATTATCAAAATACCTCCAGAGTATGGTAACTTCAAGTAAAAACCGAGCCTGTTTAAGATATATCAAATACATTAAAAGTAAATAGTACTGAAACACCACATTTTTTATAATAAAAATTGACAGGGCAATTCATAGGGTTAAATCAAGTAAAATAACCCAAAAATTCAGCTATTACTTATGAATTAAATTAGGTCATTATTAACCAGGACAAGGTAGTTGAGATAAATACTTATAAACCATTGAAAAAATCTCCTTATAAGGGCAAGCACTACTAATTGCGATTACAACTCGTCGTTTACTAATAGTAATAACTGCCCCTAGCTTCAATAGTTTTGTGCGGATAGTCTCAACAGTTGCATTTTTGAATTCC
Protein-coding sequences here:
- a CDS encoding glycosyltransferase, yielding MKIFLIASECPPVAGGIATYVGNMAAMFSDAGHDITVFARSPQTGIEEKNKLKIIKIVPKDTYLLNSPKAHPRSETHPAFPHNVMGYWGAISYQLAEEVINYIRTHGQPDIIESEDYSGIAYFLLQKKLLGCPELQRVPIVLNLHSPQYLLYPADKMPSYHLCDYWVGRMEKFCILAADGIFAPTHYIAQQVKTTLNPDFDIEIIPLPAPQKLLYKEQLPLSLPTPGDIVYFGRLEVRKGIIPLLEACSQLWDAGINFQLTAIGGDTWYHLQGCYMKAYLTEKYRQYINSGKLIISSPLPQAQLYERVKKAWCVVLPSLWENFPNTCLESMLLGKAILASSAVGHVEMLQTAAMQGGLVFDWQNSNDFANKLNQVLSYSTTEILELGSKARTLILKISAPENVLSKRMAHLKKVIGQHKDRNIFPSLNYLPHGKVSYPSSLVVDTDISIKGRISICIPFYNCGHYISETLNSVFASTYPDLEVIIFNDGSTEKKSLETLAVIDLTYSNLKIIHSENLGVAAARNKMVEIASGEYIAFLDADDRVSPSFYTQAAKVLKQYKNVGFVASWIKEFGNSEKVWVAWNTEFPYLLCHNTLGVCTVVRKAAYLAAGSMKSVLAENLEDYECWINMCEKGWLGVVIPELHYFYRIRSDSRLQKGNREQLLYLYELIAEEHPQLYQDYGAEVYHLLNQNGASWLWDNPSQNTSELNVNMTGMEILSLVINKLKKVYSDGGISLILNRSLLVGKSLLRTWR